The proteins below come from a single Roseiflexus sp. RS-1 genomic window:
- a CDS encoding histidine phosphatase family protein — protein MTTFYIIRHGQTDWNLQGRWQGKADIPLNDAGRLQAQRLARRLFARRIRFDALYSSDLKRAWETAALLSERLGVIPEPLPALREIDVGAWSGLTRSEVRLRFPDLLERFESGEDVPRGGDGETFGQLYDRVVGVVERLIIERPGQTIALVTHGGPARALLLHAARDKIGVLPRPLHVGNTSLSIIACEAHDWRILSVNDMSHLDGIVEAPDMMETQVDDAERA, from the coding sequence ATGACGACCTTCTACATCATCCGTCACGGTCAGACCGATTGGAATCTCCAGGGGCGCTGGCAGGGAAAAGCAGATATTCCGCTGAACGATGCGGGTCGCTTGCAGGCGCAACGCCTTGCGCGACGTCTCTTTGCTCGACGCATTCGCTTCGATGCGCTGTATAGCAGCGACCTGAAGCGTGCGTGGGAGACGGCAGCGCTGCTGTCTGAACGTTTGGGAGTCATCCCCGAACCATTGCCTGCGCTGCGCGAAATCGATGTGGGGGCGTGGAGCGGTCTGACCCGCAGTGAGGTCAGATTGCGATTTCCGGATCTGTTGGAGCGTTTTGAGTCGGGTGAAGATGTCCCACGTGGCGGGGATGGTGAAACCTTTGGGCAACTCTATGATCGTGTGGTCGGTGTGGTAGAGCGCCTGATCATCGAGCGACCGGGGCAAACTATCGCTCTGGTGACGCACGGCGGTCCGGCGCGCGCGCTGTTGCTCCATGCTGCGCGTGATAAAATCGGTGTATTGCCGCGTCCGCTCCACGTTGGCAACACCTCGCTCTCAATCATTGCGTGTGAGGCACACGACTGGCGAATCCTGAGCGTGAACGATATGTCGCACCTCGATGGCATTGTCGAAGCGCCGGACATGATGGAGACGCAGGTGGACGACGCAGAGCGGGCGTGA
- a CDS encoding CaiB/BaiF CoA transferase family protein has protein sequence MNHSPLASTTVLDLSRLIPGPYATLLLAHLGAQVIKVEPPGMGDYLRMLPPYGPDGMNPVFTALNRGKRSIIIDLNLAEGRRILRELAKRADVLVESFRPGVLDRFGVGLDILRRDNPRLITCSLAGYAADTPLATAAGHDITYQAVAGALCLTAGSPTHPTLPLADLVGGLFAALGIVTALAARQTSGEGRHVPVTLEESIGALLLTERAEMGMPLRFGDLLRGGRAGYRLYRCSDGRYLALAALEEKFWNAFCDAVGRAEWRARFAELNQESLTAEIAALLAERPAHEWEVLLRTADVPCAVAATLEEARSYAPLPFAAGGVPAEAPAPRHGEHTAAILREWDIP, from the coding sequence ATGAACCATTCGCCGCTCGCCAGTACGACCGTGCTCGATCTCTCGCGATTGATCCCCGGTCCGTATGCAACCCTTCTGCTGGCGCACCTCGGCGCGCAGGTCATCAAAGTCGAGCCGCCGGGTATGGGGGACTACCTGCGCATGCTGCCGCCCTACGGTCCTGACGGTATGAATCCTGTTTTTACCGCCCTGAACCGTGGCAAACGCAGCATAATCATCGATCTCAACCTTGCCGAGGGGCGGCGTATCCTGCGCGAGCTGGCAAAGCGCGCCGATGTGCTGGTGGAAAGTTTCCGTCCAGGCGTTCTGGATCGTTTTGGGGTCGGATTGGACATACTGCGTCGCGACAATCCACGCCTGATCACCTGTTCGCTGGCGGGGTATGCCGCCGACACCCCACTGGCAACCGCAGCAGGTCACGACATCACCTATCAGGCGGTGGCGGGTGCGCTCTGTCTGACAGCGGGATCGCCGACGCACCCTACGTTGCCGCTCGCCGATCTCGTCGGCGGTCTCTTCGCTGCGCTTGGCATTGTCACAGCACTGGCAGCACGTCAGACGAGCGGTGAAGGGCGACACGTGCCGGTCACGCTCGAAGAAAGCATTGGCGCCCTGTTGCTCACCGAGCGCGCCGAAATGGGGATGCCGCTCCGCTTTGGCGATCTACTGCGCGGCGGACGCGCCGGTTATCGCCTGTACCGTTGCAGTGACGGGCGTTATCTGGCGCTTGCTGCACTTGAAGAGAAGTTCTGGAACGCATTCTGTGACGCCGTTGGTCGAGCCGAATGGCGGGCACGCTTCGCCGAACTGAATCAGGAATCGCTCACTGCGGAAATCGCTGCACTGCTGGCGGAGCGTCCGGCGCATGAATGGGAAGTGTTGCTCCGCACCGCCGACGTTCCATGCGCCGTAGCCGCAACGCTGGAAGAAGCGCGCTCCTATGCGCCGCTGCCATTCGCCGCAGGAGGGGTTCCGGCAGAGGCGCCTGCGCCGCGCCACGGCGAGCATACCGCAGCAATTCTGCGCGAATGGGACATACCATAA
- a CDS encoding PhnE/PtxC family ABC transporter permease: METTVPARRIRVRPRNAANIAIQATLIVLAILTVYGLVTIDTRNIDVFTALSDMFNNFRVVLIEARLKNLSWLDVFRELMVTVGLGLLTTVLGAAIAFFLALIAAQNLAPRRVTGVVKGVMAFIRAVPTVLWVLFFAVTAGLGSIAAVIGMTFHTIGYLVKAYAETFEELDAGVLEALRASGANWWQMVFQAVTPSSASALLSWTFVRFEINFSVAIAMGAVAGAGGIGFDMFMASSFYLDLRELGVFTYAVLIFAILLELVATRLKGFVGFQRPY; the protein is encoded by the coding sequence ATGGAAACAACAGTTCCCGCCCGTCGCATCAGAGTGCGACCGCGCAATGCCGCCAATATTGCTATTCAAGCGACCCTGATAGTATTGGCGATTCTGACCGTGTATGGTCTGGTCACCATTGACACCCGCAATATCGATGTCTTCACTGCGCTGAGCGATATGTTCAACAACTTCCGGGTTGTCCTGATCGAAGCGCGGCTGAAAAACCTGAGTTGGTTGGATGTGTTTCGCGAATTGATGGTTACGGTGGGCCTGGGCTTGCTCACCACCGTATTGGGCGCGGCGATTGCGTTCTTTCTCGCCCTGATTGCAGCACAGAATCTGGCGCCACGGCGGGTTACCGGTGTGGTCAAGGGGGTGATGGCTTTTATTCGAGCTGTACCGACAGTGCTCTGGGTGTTGTTCTTCGCGGTCACGGCAGGTTTGGGGAGTATCGCAGCAGTAATCGGGATGACGTTTCACACGATTGGCTATCTGGTCAAGGCGTATGCTGAGACATTCGAAGAGTTGGACGCGGGAGTGCTCGAAGCGCTGCGGGCGAGTGGAGCAAACTGGTGGCAGATGGTCTTTCAAGCAGTGACGCCGTCGTCGGCGTCAGCCCTGCTCTCCTGGACGTTCGTGCGCTTTGAGATCAATTTCTCTGTGGCGATCGCCATGGGCGCTGTTGCCGGCGCTGGCGGTATTGGTTTCGATATGTTCATGGCCAGTTCCTTCTATCTCGACCTGCGTGAATTGGGTGTCTTTACCTACGCTGTGCTGATATTCGCTATTCTCCTGGAACTGGTTGCTACCCGGCTGAAAGGGTTCGTCGGGTTTCAGCGTCCATACTGA
- a CDS encoding RDD family protein, whose product MQINDYIVETPEQIELAYDIAGIGSRFLAAIIDSALIILAEVALFLAVAQVAGMLQFAESVWLAIGATLGFVILWGYYIAFELTWNGQSPGKRLIGLRVVTEGGRPMTVLGSVIRNLIRIIDFLPLFYGIGVIAMFIDGRARRLGDLAAGTLVVRERADVTLESLVANVAPETPLPPDDNDLAIDAGLLTPDDYALLCDFLDQRRDLAPPVRRQLAMQLGEGLQVRLGLPPDDPERLIERVVHACRLRRLEERQ is encoded by the coding sequence ATGCAGATTAATGACTACATCGTTGAGACCCCAGAACAGATCGAACTGGCATACGATATTGCCGGGATCGGCTCGCGGTTTCTGGCGGCGATCATCGACAGCGCGCTGATCATCCTGGCAGAAGTGGCATTGTTTCTTGCAGTCGCTCAGGTCGCTGGCATGCTCCAATTTGCGGAGAGTGTGTGGCTTGCCATCGGAGCAACACTGGGGTTCGTCATCCTCTGGGGATACTATATCGCGTTCGAGTTGACATGGAACGGGCAAAGTCCCGGTAAGCGCCTGATCGGGCTGCGGGTTGTAACCGAAGGGGGGCGCCCGATGACCGTCCTTGGGTCGGTCATTCGGAATCTGATCCGCATTATCGACTTCCTGCCGTTGTTTTACGGCATTGGCGTGATTGCGATGTTTATCGACGGGCGCGCACGGCGGTTGGGCGATCTGGCAGCCGGTACGCTGGTGGTGCGTGAACGCGCCGACGTGACGCTGGAAAGTCTCGTTGCCAACGTAGCGCCGGAGACGCCGCTTCCGCCAGATGATAATGATCTTGCCATCGATGCAGGTCTGTTGACGCCCGACGATTATGCGCTGTTGTGCGACTTTCTCGATCAGCGCCGCGATCTGGCGCCACCCGTGCGTCGGCAACTGGCGATGCAGTTGGGCGAAGGGTTGCAGGTGCGACTCGGTCTTCCGCCTGACGATCCGGAACGGTTGATCGAGCGCGTCGTCCATGCCTGCCGGCTGCGGCGCCTCGAAGAACGGCAGTAA
- a CDS encoding ribbon-helix-helix protein, CopG family gives MMNDEKKQQFNIYLPPSLVRAIKHAAIERGVSLSSLVETALRRALEEGSAIPRDQRPPSSLPITPMPIIVTRDFDAALGFYRRLGFQVAVEDREHKWAELRMGDMLLGIHEPSDSDIGSVFQGTKAVPPPITLSFNCRGTLEDVLLYLVERNIPLLGAPIVDKAYGRTFSLRDPDGREIEIVERDQLQE, from the coding sequence ATGATGAACGACGAGAAGAAGCAACAGTTCAATATCTACCTGCCGCCATCGCTGGTTCGTGCCATCAAGCATGCTGCGATTGAGCGAGGTGTGTCACTTTCCAGTCTGGTTGAAACGGCGTTGCGCCGGGCGTTGGAAGAAGGATCTGCTATTCCGCGAGATCAGCGTCCACCATCTTCGCTGCCGATCACTCCCATGCCGATCATTGTCACGCGCGATTTCGATGCTGCGCTCGGTTTTTACCGGCGACTCGGCTTTCAGGTGGCAGTGGAGGATCGTGAGCACAAGTGGGCTGAACTGCGTATGGGCGATATGCTGCTGGGCATTCACGAACCTTCTGATAGCGACATCGGCAGCGTTTTTCAGGGAACAAAAGCCGTTCCTCCACCAATCACCCTCTCCTTCAATTGTCGTGGAACACTGGAGGATGTGCTCCTCTACCTGGTTGAGCGGAATATTCCCCTGCTGGGTGCACCGATCGTCGATAAAGCGTATGGTCGGACTTTCAGTCTGCGCGATCCCGATGGACGCGAGATTGAAATCGTCGAGCGCGATCAGTTGCAGGAATGA
- the phnE gene encoding phosphonate ABC transporter, permease protein PhnE, with protein MPPDVFFRRRRLQSLLFFAVLGALTYGSIAITQFDVVQGIVAVPRAFVWAVANFIPDERAWSRLPRILEKLQETVLVSIAASTIAALFGLGLALLGANTTRPHPWLSLPARGLASIFRNIDVSVWALILLFSFGQSGFTGFFALFFVTFGFITRVMIETIDEIGADSVEALRATGAGYGAIISQSVIPACLPQLISWLLYMIETNIRSATLVGILTGTGIGFLFDLYFKNFSYGSASLVVLVTVVTVILIEMLSNSIRRTIL; from the coding sequence ATGCCGCCTGATGTCTTCTTCCGCCGCCGACGGTTGCAATCGCTCCTCTTTTTTGCGGTTCTCGGCGCACTCACCTACGGCAGTATTGCGATCACGCAGTTTGATGTCGTCCAGGGAATTGTGGCGGTTCCACGCGCGTTTGTCTGGGCGGTGGCAAACTTTATCCCCGATGAGCGGGCATGGTCGCGTTTGCCTCGCATTCTGGAAAAGTTGCAGGAGACGGTGCTGGTATCGATTGCTGCATCGACGATTGCGGCGCTGTTTGGGTTAGGGCTTGCGCTGCTTGGCGCCAATACAACGCGCCCCCATCCGTGGTTGAGCCTGCCGGCGCGAGGATTGGCCAGCATCTTTCGCAATATCGATGTCTCGGTCTGGGCGCTCATCCTGCTCTTTTCGTTCGGGCAGAGCGGGTTTACCGGTTTTTTCGCTTTGTTCTTTGTGACTTTCGGCTTCATCACCCGTGTGATGATTGAGACCATTGACGAGATCGGCGCCGACTCGGTGGAGGCGCTGCGGGCGACAGGCGCTGGTTATGGCGCTATCATCAGTCAAAGTGTCATTCCAGCCTGTTTGCCGCAACTGATCAGCTGGCTCCTGTACATGATCGAGACGAATATTCGCAGCGCGACGCTGGTTGGCATCCTTACCGGCACCGGCATCGGCTTTTTGTTTGACCTCTATTTCAAGAACTTCAGTTATGGTTCGGCGAGCCTGGTGGTCCTTGTCACGGTTGTCACTGTGATACTGATCGAGATGCTCTCGAACTCCATCCGCAGGACGATACTGTAA
- a CDS encoding SEC-C domain-containing protein, with amino-acid sequence MPAVGRNDPCPCGSGKKYKQCCLPREEAARAEQLRLRRSVDTLLPKIIDAARAIPEVVPNALQRYWNGKYAPEQLAELDDLEDRGADRFLTWLAFDYRLDDGQTLVERLAADDSALDLSEPERQLLPQWAGVGLRAWVVDTIRKGQEIEVHDLLSEQSYVIADSAASRRLATGDVVVGHLLPAGAKRVIGGAAAHLTPDTAGKLREFAGLHLEAFRRDCADAGFDDLLRAKSEILNHFVMALPVEAPDPSLLEQIILQTRVALHLAGESIGLVGRKGDDNDEKVEG; translated from the coding sequence ATGCCAGCAGTTGGACGGAACGATCCCTGCCCATGCGGCAGCGGCAAGAAATACAAACAGTGCTGTCTGCCGCGCGAAGAAGCCGCACGCGCCGAACAGTTACGGCTCCGTCGGTCTGTCGACACATTGCTGCCGAAGATTATCGATGCCGCACGCGCCATTCCGGAGGTTGTCCCCAATGCGTTGCAACGCTACTGGAACGGCAAGTATGCACCGGAGCAACTCGCCGAACTCGACGACCTGGAAGATCGCGGCGCCGACCGATTTCTCACCTGGCTCGCGTTCGATTACCGCCTCGACGACGGGCAAACCCTGGTCGAGCGACTGGCGGCGGACGACTCAGCGCTTGACCTGAGTGAGCCGGAGCGGCAACTGCTGCCCCAATGGGCGGGGGTTGGGCTGCGCGCCTGGGTTGTTGATACCATTCGCAAGGGGCAGGAGATCGAGGTGCACGACCTGTTAAGCGAACAGTCGTATGTCATAGCCGACAGCGCAGCATCGCGCCGGCTTGCGACTGGGGATGTGGTTGTCGGGCATCTGCTGCCAGCAGGAGCGAAGCGGGTCATCGGCGGCGCTGCGGCGCATTTGACTCCCGACACCGCCGGAAAGTTGCGCGAGTTTGCCGGACTGCACCTTGAAGCCTTCCGCCGCGACTGCGCCGATGCCGGTTTCGACGACCTGCTGCGTGCGAAATCCGAGATTTTGAACCATTTTGTGATGGCGCTCCCTGTTGAAGCGCCAGACCCCTCGCTGCTGGAGCAGATCATCCTGCAAACCAGGGTTGCCCTGCATCTTGCCGGAGAATCGATCGGGTTGGTAGGGCGGAAGGGGGATGATAATGACGAGAAGGTGGAAGGTTGA
- a CDS encoding aminoglycoside phosphotransferase family protein, translating to MVWVNMHASHLEAFSRTIIERYGASGNIWLERLPSLLDALAESWSLTILPPFPNLTYNYVAPAIRDNGEPLVLKVGVPDPDLTTEVAALRFFDGRGCVRLLAADEARGALLVERLLPGTSLRRLEPDDRTVLIAAETMQQIWRQAPDQHPFPTTATWGEGFARMRRSFDDGSGPFPSALTDAAERLYAELDASSVAPVVLHGDLHQENVLTAQRTPWLAIDPKGVVGEPMYEVGALLRNPPPWRVQSELVRIMTRRVDLLAEALGFERERIAGWGLAQAVLSAWWSYEDHGHGWEEALACAEALYGVVLR from the coding sequence ATGGTGTGGGTCAACATGCACGCTTCACACCTCGAAGCCTTCAGCCGCACGATCATCGAACGCTACGGTGCGTCGGGCAACATCTGGCTGGAGCGACTGCCCTCACTCCTTGACGCCCTCGCAGAGTCCTGGTCGTTGACCATTCTGCCGCCATTTCCCAACCTGACGTACAATTACGTCGCACCAGCGATTCGAGACAATGGCGAGCCGCTGGTTCTGAAGGTCGGCGTACCTGACCCTGATCTGACAACCGAAGTTGCCGCCTTGCGCTTCTTTGACGGGCGCGGCTGCGTCCGGTTGCTTGCAGCCGATGAAGCGCGCGGCGCACTGCTGGTTGAGCGCCTGCTGCCCGGAACGTCGTTGCGTCGTCTGGAGCCGGATGATCGGACTGTTCTTATCGCCGCTGAAACGATGCAGCAGATCTGGCGCCAGGCACCCGACCAGCATCCTTTTCCGACGACCGCAACCTGGGGCGAAGGGTTTGCACGGATGCGACGCTCCTTCGACGATGGCAGCGGTCCGTTTCCATCGGCGCTGACAGACGCGGCGGAGCGGTTGTACGCCGAACTTGATGCTTCGAGCGTAGCGCCGGTAGTGTTGCACGGCGATCTCCATCAGGAAAATGTGCTGACGGCGCAACGCACGCCCTGGCTGGCGATCGACCCGAAAGGCGTGGTTGGCGAGCCAATGTACGAGGTGGGGGCGCTGCTGCGCAACCCGCCACCCTGGCGCGTGCAGAGCGAGCTTGTGCGTATCATGACGCGACGGGTCGATCTGCTTGCAGAAGCGCTTGGCTTTGAGCGCGAACGCATCGCCGGATGGGGACTGGCGCAGGCTGTTCTGTCTGCCTGGTGGTCGTATGAGGATCACGGGCATGGCTGGGAAGAAGCGCTTGCGTGCGCCGAAGCGTTATACGGGGTGGTTCTGCGGTAG
- the phnC gene encoding phosphonate ABC transporter ATP-binding protein — protein sequence MALLEIDTLTKRYGGETLALDSVSFSVHDGEFVAIIGPSGAGKSTLLRCINRLIDISGGDIRFDGMSVPQLRGVALRRHRTRIGMIFQHYNLVNRLSVIENVLHGRLGYKNTLQGILGLYSEAEKREAVRILENLGLSEQMYKRCDQLSGGQKQRVGIARALVQQPKMLLCDEPIASLDPGSAKVIMDTLRDINATMGITVLVNLHQVDVALRYARRIIGINRGQVVYDGSPDTLTNAQIYQIYGSEAGELILDLKERYAA from the coding sequence ATGGCTCTGCTCGAAATCGATACGCTCACCAAGCGCTACGGTGGAGAGACGCTCGCGCTTGATTCGGTCAGTTTCTCTGTGCATGACGGAGAATTTGTGGCGATTATCGGTCCTTCCGGCGCCGGGAAGTCGACCTTGCTGCGCTGCATCAACCGATTGATCGATATCAGCGGCGGCGATATTCGCTTTGATGGCATGAGCGTACCACAGTTGCGCGGCGTTGCCCTGCGTCGTCACCGCACCCGGATCGGCATGATCTTTCAACACTACAACCTGGTCAATCGCCTGAGCGTGATTGAAAATGTGCTGCACGGTCGGCTTGGCTACAAAAACACGCTGCAAGGCATTCTTGGTTTGTACAGCGAAGCGGAGAAGCGCGAAGCGGTACGCATCCTCGAGAACCTGGGGCTGAGTGAGCAGATGTACAAACGTTGCGATCAGCTCAGCGGCGGTCAGAAGCAGCGCGTTGGCATTGCTCGTGCGCTGGTGCAACAGCCGAAGATGCTCCTGTGCGACGAGCCGATTGCTTCACTCGATCCGGGTTCGGCGAAGGTGATTATGGATACGCTTCGTGACATCAACGCTACCATGGGCATCACGGTGCTGGTCAATCTCCACCAGGTCGATGTCGCGCTCCGCTATGCCCGGCGGATTATCGGCATCAATCGGGGACAGGTGGTCTACGATGGATCGCCGGATACATTGACCAATGCGCAGATATACCAGATCTACGGCTCAGAAGCCGGTGAACTGATTCTCGATTTGAAGGAACGCTATGCCGCCTGA
- a CDS encoding phosphate/phosphite/phosphonate ABC transporter substrate-binding protein: MRSMRLLCIVLAVMIVLAACGSEGGNTTGTTSNANSPVIIAWLPNESGAELNDARDAIGKAVSEALGRPVEHRTTTDYLIAVEALANNTAHLGFFGAEAYVQAHAKNANVIPLVIPSGSDGRVETAVYYSWLAVARGQEGAYQKDGAFSIDNIQGKRFSFVSSSSTSGFRVPAAGIVRYFSQQDQWKNLSTDELIEGGANKFFGEVLFGGSHQGSAVNLLSGKADVASFCDVCVGNYVELVEGQENRPGAVYRVLANASEPFDKFPGAEFVIISSTPVLNAPFVANRSMLSDDEIKRLQDVLTSDAIANNPRIFATKAEIDAGFKPLFRKTDKERFLVVDDSFFNPIRELAAR; encoded by the coding sequence ATGCGGTCTATGCGGCTCTTATGTATCGTTCTGGCTGTGATGATCGTCCTCGCAGCCTGCGGATCCGAAGGCGGAAACACGACCGGTACGACCTCGAATGCAAATTCGCCCGTTATTATCGCGTGGTTGCCGAATGAGTCGGGTGCTGAGCTTAATGATGCTCGCGATGCTATCGGCAAAGCAGTAAGTGAAGCTCTTGGTCGTCCAGTCGAGCATCGCACAACCACCGATTACCTGATCGCGGTTGAGGCGCTGGCGAACAACACAGCGCATCTTGGTTTCTTCGGCGCAGAAGCCTATGTACAGGCGCATGCAAAGAACGCTAATGTGATTCCGCTTGTCATCCCGAGTGGCTCTGATGGTCGAGTCGAGACAGCCGTTTACTACAGCTGGCTTGCGGTAGCGCGCGGTCAGGAAGGGGCGTATCAGAAGGATGGCGCCTTTTCGATTGACAATATCCAGGGAAAGCGCTTCTCATTCGTCTCAAGCAGCTCGACCTCCGGCTTTCGCGTACCGGCAGCGGGCATTGTCCGCTACTTCAGTCAGCAGGATCAGTGGAAGAATCTCTCGACTGACGAATTGATCGAAGGTGGTGCGAATAAGTTCTTCGGCGAGGTGTTGTTTGGCGGTTCCCACCAGGGTTCGGCGGTCAACCTTCTGTCGGGCAAGGCGGATGTCGCTTCCTTCTGTGATGTCTGTGTCGGCAATTATGTCGAACTGGTCGAGGGGCAAGAGAATCGTCCTGGCGCTGTGTATCGCGTGCTTGCCAATGCTTCCGAACCGTTTGACAAGTTCCCCGGCGCGGAGTTTGTCATCATCTCATCAACTCCGGTGCTTAATGCACCTTTCGTCGCCAACCGCAGCATGCTGAGCGATGATGAGATCAAGCGGTTGCAGGACGTTCTGACCTCGGACGCCATTGCCAACAATCCGCGTATCTTCGCCACGAAGGCGGAAATTGACGCTGGTTTCAAGCCGCTCTTCCGCAAGACCGATAAAGAGCGGTTCCTTGTGGTTGACGACTCCTTCTTCAATCCGATCCGCGAGCTTGCCGCCCGTTGA
- a CDS encoding CAP domain-containing protein: MRRLLHLFLLAGLLIALAHYVPYSHPSPSRALAHAEPAYQTADLLYNEARTVHLGNLARRANGIPPLRWNRQLTAAARWFAWDSTENRPIGYCGHQDTNGNWPVYRARAFGYLGFAGAENAFCGYVPPEGAIEGWMNSPGHRANLLDPASREVGLGYYQRSGDGRGYIAQKFGVDSAYAPVIIENEAPFTSNPSVNLYIYNRTEQSGFASMGPATQMMVSNDACFSDRAWEPFASHKTWTLEGGQGWRTVYVKTRDALNRTATVSDTIYLGEPLPVQELSDAHLSTTQPYVTLYHLDGGGLPMVQFSPGWIADDTYPTFGRLWGAGERISDPDAWGGTAYRLLPGSGETSAWVWDTTFIKDTPMTAYIRLKTGSNVSNQEIAQVTVKGGGVEYGPRRLRGVDFAAPNQYQEFAIDFTFHSNPNEPFLIFQFWRSGTTDIYVDAVTIFSRPQPITSPLTWNVPGGNYRGQGVWVRYTDGVRFSGMVEAATTPMQLFVSPTELTFLAARDGTPPPAAFLRVAPVCAAFTWEISHDAPWLNAEKTGSGARISVNPAGLSNGIYSGNVTVRATGGASTASVSVPVRLIVVDRLFPVYLPLTARGYW, translated from the coding sequence ATGCGACGATTACTGCACCTGTTCCTTCTGGCTGGTCTTCTGATCGCTCTGGCGCATTACGTGCCGTATTCACATCCGTCGCCATCTCGTGCACTGGCGCACGCCGAACCCGCATATCAGACCGCCGATCTGCTCTACAATGAAGCGCGTACAGTCCACCTGGGAAATCTCGCCAGACGCGCCAATGGCATTCCGCCGTTGCGCTGGAACCGCCAGTTGACCGCTGCAGCGCGCTGGTTCGCGTGGGACTCGACCGAGAATCGTCCCATCGGGTATTGTGGCCACCAGGACACGAACGGAAACTGGCCCGTCTACCGGGCGCGCGCCTTCGGGTACCTGGGATTCGCAGGCGCAGAGAATGCGTTCTGTGGGTACGTTCCCCCCGAAGGCGCCATTGAAGGGTGGATGAACAGTCCCGGGCATCGCGCCAATTTGCTCGACCCCGCCTCGCGCGAAGTGGGACTTGGATACTACCAACGTTCCGGTGATGGGCGCGGTTATATCGCGCAAAAATTTGGCGTCGATTCCGCCTATGCACCCGTCATTATCGAAAACGAAGCGCCTTTCACTTCCAACCCCAGCGTCAACCTGTATATCTACAACCGGACGGAGCAGAGCGGTTTTGCGAGCATGGGTCCGGCAACGCAGATGATGGTCAGCAACGATGCCTGTTTTAGCGACCGTGCGTGGGAGCCGTTTGCCAGCCACAAGACGTGGACGCTGGAAGGCGGTCAGGGCTGGCGCACCGTGTATGTCAAAACGCGCGATGCACTCAATCGCACCGCAACGGTGAGCGATACGATTTACCTGGGAGAACCGCTGCCAGTGCAGGAACTCAGCGACGCGCATCTCAGCACGACGCAGCCATATGTGACCCTGTACCATCTCGATGGCGGCGGCCTGCCAATGGTGCAGTTCAGTCCGGGGTGGATCGCCGATGATACCTATCCGACATTTGGCAGGTTGTGGGGAGCCGGTGAACGTATCAGTGATCCCGACGCCTGGGGCGGCACAGCGTATCGACTCTTGCCGGGTAGCGGCGAGACATCGGCATGGGTGTGGGACACCACATTCATCAAGGACACGCCGATGACAGCATACATACGGTTGAAGACGGGCAGTAACGTCTCGAATCAAGAAATAGCGCAGGTGACGGTCAAGGGCGGCGGTGTCGAGTATGGTCCGCGCCGACTGCGCGGCGTCGATTTTGCCGCGCCCAACCAGTATCAGGAGTTCGCAATCGATTTTACGTTTCATTCGAACCCGAACGAGCCATTTCTCATCTTCCAGTTCTGGCGTAGCGGCACTACCGATATTTACGTAGACGCAGTGACCATCTTCAGCAGACCCCAACCGATAACCAGTCCATTGACGTGGAACGTGCCGGGCGGTAATTATCGCGGTCAGGGCGTTTGGGTGCGCTACACGGACGGTGTGCGCTTTTCGGGGATGGTCGAAGCTGCGACAACACCAATGCAACTCTTCGTATCCCCGACAGAACTGACATTCCTGGCAGCCAGGGATGGAACCCCTCCGCCTGCTGCATTTTTGCGGGTGGCGCCGGTATGTGCGGCGTTTACCTGGGAGATCAGCCATGATGCGCCCTGGTTGAATGCAGAGAAAACAGGGAGCGGCGCCAGAATCAGCGTGAACCCGGCTGGACTGAGCAACGGCATCTATTCAGGCAATGTCACGGTACGGGCAACCGGGGGCGCCAGTACAGCGTCAGTTTCCGTTCCCGTCAGATTGATCGTCGTGGATCGTTTGTTCCCGGTCTATCTTCCGCTGACAGCCAGGGGCTACTGGTGA